Proteins encoded together in one Xylanibacillus composti window:
- the fliF gene encoding flagellar basal-body MS-ring/collar protein FliF, producing the protein MNEALSRYRDKTKQFWNRMDIKQKVLSVSIVVLTVLVIALVIFNFSKTEYSWAFRDLDATDMAAVKDYLESTGIPYKFGPDGSSIAVPTTEVTRVKVEAASQDLVQNGSQGFGIFKDNISSFGMTDNQFAVLKDDALAGEIQKQINTKEGVVSSKVLLAMPESSVFISDNREDKASASVSINFRPGYRASQEYIDSLYNIVRLSVGSELLPIENITITDQKGELLPSSKLNGGIGNTANVVLQQMQIKKEYEEDIRRNIESFLGTILGSEKVVVSVVSSLNFDQRAREERLFQPVNTEDQTGIARSVQEIQKNYTNTGANEGGVPGTGAPDVPGYQGNMGQGESSSEEISSTINYEINEITQSIISSPYVVTDLTIFAGIEPPDPQNPDSLSQEVKDEIEQMLVGIVNTSLADSGRSFTTEELQGKVSVITQNLRGVNGYASDSSGGGSNALFYGIGAAVLAAIAALAFFVMRRRRAAEVEEEFEEDVAAAIEQPTIDLESVRNENQVKKQLESLAKKKPEEFVNLLRTWLAEE; encoded by the coding sequence GTGAACGAAGCTTTGAGCCGCTATAGGGATAAAACCAAACAATTCTGGAATCGAATGGACATCAAACAGAAAGTACTTTCTGTTTCAATTGTAGTTCTGACCGTGCTTGTTATTGCTCTGGTCATATTCAATTTCTCCAAGACGGAGTATTCTTGGGCTTTCCGTGATCTGGACGCTACGGACATGGCCGCAGTCAAGGACTATTTGGAGTCAACGGGTATTCCGTACAAGTTCGGACCGGACGGCAGCAGCATCGCGGTGCCTACCACAGAAGTGACGAGAGTGAAGGTGGAGGCGGCTTCACAGGATTTGGTGCAGAACGGCTCACAGGGCTTCGGCATATTCAAAGACAACATATCCAGCTTCGGCATGACTGACAATCAGTTTGCCGTGCTGAAGGACGATGCCCTCGCAGGTGAAATCCAAAAGCAGATTAATACGAAAGAGGGAGTAGTAAGCTCCAAGGTATTGCTGGCGATGCCGGAGTCAAGCGTGTTTATTAGCGATAATCGAGAGGACAAAGCCTCCGCTTCCGTATCGATCAATTTTCGTCCCGGCTATCGCGCAAGCCAGGAGTATATTGACTCTCTGTACAATATCGTCCGACTTAGCGTAGGAAGCGAATTGCTGCCGATCGAGAATATCACGATTACGGATCAGAAGGGCGAGCTGCTTCCATCCTCCAAACTCAACGGAGGCATCGGCAATACCGCGAATGTAGTGCTTCAGCAAATGCAAATCAAGAAGGAATATGAAGAGGATATCAGACGAAACATTGAAAGCTTTTTGGGCACGATTCTGGGTTCGGAAAAGGTTGTCGTCAGTGTAGTTTCCAGTCTCAATTTTGATCAGCGAGCCCGGGAAGAACGGCTGTTCCAGCCAGTCAATACCGAAGATCAGACGGGCATTGCCCGCAGTGTTCAAGAAATCCAGAAGAACTACACGAATACCGGCGCGAACGAGGGCGGCGTGCCTGGAACGGGAGCGCCCGATGTCCCGGGGTATCAGGGCAACATGGGACAAGGAGAATCCAGTTCTGAAGAAATAAGCTCTACGATTAATTATGAGATCAACGAGATTACGCAATCGATCATTTCAAGCCCGTATGTGGTGACGGACTTGACTATTTTCGCTGGCATAGAACCGCCAGATCCGCAAAATCCCGATTCGTTGTCGCAGGAAGTGAAGGATGAAATCGAGCAAATGCTTGTAGGCATCGTCAATACTTCCTTGGCCGACAGCGGTCGCTCCTTCACTACTGAGGAGCTGCAAGGCAAGGTATCCGTCATCACTCAAAATCTCCGCGGCGTCAACGGCTATGCAAGCGATTCAAGCGGCGGCGGAAGCAACGCGCTGTTCTACGGCATCGGTGCTGCTGTACTGGCGGCCATTGCTGCGCTTGCGTTCTTCGTGATGCGACGCAGGAGAGCGGCAGAGGTAGAGGAAGAGTTTGAGGAAGATGTAGCGGCAGCGATTGAGCAGCCTACAATAGACCTGGAATCGGTACGGAACGAAAATCAGGTCAAAAAACAGCTGGAGTCTCTGGCCAAGAAGAAGCCGGAAGAGTTCGTCAACCTGTTGCGTACATGGCTGGCTGAGGAATAG
- the fliE gene encoding flagellar hook-basal body complex protein FliE: protein MINPVNAAGAEKVLAAVNKEKSAGAVAFGESFASFLDDAMGKLQAQHGVVEQLGNQFMVGNLDDVHKLTIANEKALLGLELTVQVRNKAVEAYQEIMRMQI from the coding sequence ATGATCAATCCAGTCAATGCTGCTGGCGCAGAAAAAGTGCTGGCTGCAGTGAATAAAGAGAAGTCCGCTGGAGCCGTTGCTTTCGGAGAAAGCTTCGCATCGTTTCTAGACGATGCCATGGGCAAGCTGCAAGCCCAGCACGGCGTAGTCGAGCAATTGGGCAACCAGTTCATGGTGGGGAATTTGGATGATGTACATAAGCTGACCATTGCCAATGAAAAAGCGCTTCTTGGTTTGGAGCTTACCGTGCAAGTGCGTAACAAAGCTGTAGAAGCGTATCAAGAAATCATGCGTATGCAAATTTGA
- the flgC gene encoding flagellar basal body rod protein FlgC, which produces MKLTNAFDISSSALTAQRFRMDVISSNIANAETTRGEYVNGQWVPYQRKLVVMEPTRNQSFDTILQQEMNRHTGSGVKVSRVIEDPSPFKQVYNPAHPDADANGYVRLPNVDIMKEMVDMISATRSYEANVTALNASKSMFMKALEIGK; this is translated from the coding sequence ATGAAATTGACGAATGCATTTGATATCAGCTCTTCTGCACTAACTGCGCAGCGATTTCGGATGGATGTCATATCTTCGAATATCGCGAACGCCGAAACGACACGCGGGGAATATGTCAATGGGCAGTGGGTCCCGTATCAGCGTAAGCTGGTAGTCATGGAACCGACAAGAAACCAGTCCTTCGACACCATTCTTCAGCAAGAAATGAACCGGCATACGGGCAGCGGGGTGAAAGTAAGCAGGGTGATCGAGGATCCATCCCCGTTCAAACAAGTATACAATCCTGCTCACCCAGATGCGGATGCAAACGGTTATGTGCGCTTGCCAAACGTGGATATCATGAAGGAAATGGTGGACATGATATCGGCAACCCGCAGCTATGAAGCGAATGTAACGGCGCTGAATGCGTCGAAAAGCATGTTCATGAAAGCTCTGGAAATCGGGAAATAG
- the flgB gene encoding flagellar basal body rod protein FlgB, which translates to MDFLNSSLINRLERSLDAASLRQNVITHNIANVDTPGFKRSTVRFEEFLQEELNRSSSSLAGRRTHEKHFSFGSTIAGNSGPVIQTDHLSVMNNNKNNVDIDAEMSMLAKNQLNYNMLVQQISHELRSIRTSIGGR; encoded by the coding sequence ATGGATTTTCTGAACAGCAGCCTGATCAACCGCTTGGAACGCTCCTTGGACGCGGCTTCGCTTCGCCAAAATGTCATCACCCATAATATTGCGAATGTGGATACGCCGGGATTCAAGCGTTCGACAGTCAGGTTCGAGGAATTTCTGCAAGAGGAGCTGAATCGCAGTTCGTCCAGTCTGGCAGGCAGACGGACGCATGAGAAGCATTTCAGCTTCGGCAGTACAATTGCGGGAAACAGCGGCCCTGTTATTCAAACGGACCACTTGTCCGTTATGAACAATAACAAAAACAATGTGGATATCGATGCTGAAATGTCCATGCTTGCCAAAAATCAGCTGAATTACAATATGCTCGTGCAGCAAATCAGTCATGAACTGCGCAGCATCAGAACTTCGATAGGAGGTCGGTAA
- the codY gene encoding GTP-sensing pleiotropic transcriptional regulator CodY — translation MSLLSKTRRLNRMLQKAAGQAVNFMEVAEVLKDTIRANVYVVSRKGKILGYSVITPIISEPVRQMIVEDRQLIPELNEKLLAIRETTTNSGMDPEAGGEQWRQELTRVFEDKMMTVVPVMGAGSRQGTLLLVRFNEAFVDDDLILAEYGSTIIAMEILRERTERMEQDARNKAVVHVAVESLSFSELEAVEHIFGELEGPDGLLVASKIADRAGITRSVIVNALRKLESAGVIETRSLGMKGTYIKVLNEYLTDEIARAKA, via the coding sequence ATGAGTCTGCTGAGTAAGACACGACGATTAAACCGAATGCTGCAAAAAGCGGCTGGACAAGCTGTGAACTTTATGGAAGTGGCGGAAGTACTGAAGGATACGATACGAGCAAATGTGTATGTCGTTAGCCGGAAGGGGAAAATTCTAGGGTACTCTGTGATTACGCCAATCATATCCGAGCCTGTGCGACAAATGATCGTAGAGGACCGGCAGCTGATTCCAGAGCTGAATGAAAAATTGCTGGCGATTCGGGAGACAACTACGAATTCCGGGATGGATCCGGAAGCAGGCGGAGAACAGTGGCGACAAGAATTGACCCGTGTTTTTGAAGATAAAATGATGACGGTCGTTCCGGTTATGGGGGCAGGCTCCCGCCAAGGGACGCTGCTGCTCGTACGTTTCAATGAAGCGTTTGTGGATGATGATCTGATATTGGCGGAATACGGCTCTACAATCATTGCGATGGAAATCCTGCGCGAGCGTACAGAACGAATGGAGCAGGATGCCCGGAACAAGGCGGTTGTTCATGTTGCTGTAGAATCGTTGTCCTTCAGCGAACTGGAAGCTGTCGAGCATATCTTCGGCGAGCTGGAAGGTCCTGATGGGCTGCTGGTTGCCAGCAAGATCGCAGACCGGGCCGGCATCACCCGTTCGGTCATTGTCAACGCGCTGCGCAAGCTGGAAAGCGCGGGCGTGATCGAAACAAGGTCGCTTGGCATGAAAGGGACCTATATCAAAGTGTTGAACGAATATTTGACTGACGAGATCGCCAGGGCTAAGGCCTAA
- the hslU gene encoding ATP-dependent protease ATPase subunit HslU: MNQKAMTPRQIVAELDKYIVGQKEAKKSVAVALRNRYRRSQLDESIRDEIVPKNILMIGPTGVGKTEIARRLAKLTGAPFVKLEATKFTEVGYVGRDVESMIRDLVETAIRMVKSEKTETVKEKAEQQANERIISILAPSPNRHRAGKNPLEMIFGGAGAQEDADDDQQHANQDLQARRAQLRERLRRGELEDQIIEIQVEDNSPSMLEMFTGQGNEQMGINMQEIFGNMMPKKTKKRKLPIKEARKVLMQEEANKLIDMDEVYQESIERAEQSGIIFLDEIDKIASKDRGSGPDVSREGVQRDILPIVEGSTIMTKYGPVKTDYMLFIAAGAFHIAKPSDLIPELQGRFPIRVELNSLTQEDFVRILKEPQNAMTKQYTALLATEGITVEFSDEAIAELARIAAEVNQNTDNIGARRLHTILEKLLEDLSFEAPDITMESIVITPEYVREKLGDIARNRDLSQYIL, from the coding sequence ATGAATCAAAAGGCAATGACGCCAAGGCAAATTGTAGCCGAATTGGATAAGTACATTGTCGGACAGAAAGAAGCGAAGAAATCGGTAGCCGTCGCGCTGCGCAATCGCTACCGGAGAAGCCAGCTGGACGAAAGCATTCGTGACGAAATCGTGCCCAAGAACATCTTGATGATCGGCCCCACAGGCGTCGGCAAGACTGAAATTGCCCGCAGGCTGGCGAAGCTGACTGGAGCGCCCTTCGTCAAGCTGGAGGCAACCAAGTTCACAGAGGTAGGCTATGTAGGCCGGGATGTGGAATCCATGATACGGGATTTGGTGGAAACTGCCATCCGCATGGTGAAATCTGAAAAGACCGAAACCGTCAAGGAAAAAGCGGAGCAGCAAGCGAATGAACGCATCATTTCGATTCTGGCCCCGTCCCCCAATCGCCATCGCGCAGGCAAAAATCCGCTGGAGATGATTTTTGGCGGCGCAGGCGCGCAGGAGGATGCAGACGATGATCAGCAGCACGCGAATCAAGATCTGCAGGCCAGACGGGCACAGCTGCGTGAGCGATTGAGGCGAGGAGAGCTGGAGGATCAAATTATTGAAATTCAAGTGGAAGACAACTCTCCTTCCATGCTGGAAATGTTCACGGGACAAGGCAATGAACAGATGGGCATTAATATGCAGGAAATTTTCGGCAATATGATGCCGAAAAAGACGAAGAAGCGCAAGCTGCCGATTAAGGAAGCGCGCAAGGTGCTGATGCAGGAAGAAGCGAACAAGCTGATTGACATGGACGAAGTGTACCAGGAATCGATTGAACGCGCAGAGCAGAGCGGCATCATTTTTCTCGACGAAATCGACAAAATCGCAAGCAAGGATCGCGGCAGCGGTCCGGACGTCTCTCGCGAAGGCGTACAAAGGGATATTCTTCCGATCGTAGAGGGCTCGACCATTATGACGAAGTATGGTCCGGTCAAAACCGACTATATGCTCTTCATAGCAGCGGGAGCTTTCCATATAGCCAAGCCGTCTGACTTGATTCCGGAGCTGCAGGGAAGATTCCCGATACGGGTCGAATTGAACAGCTTGACGCAAGAAGATTTTGTACGCATTCTTAAGGAGCCGCAAAACGCGATGACGAAGCAGTATACGGCGCTGCTGGCAACAGAAGGCATCACCGTAGAATTTTCGGACGAAGCGATAGCGGAGCTGGCCCGTATAGCAGCGGAGGTGAATCAGAACACAGACAACATCGGTGCCAGAAGATTGCATACGATATTGGAGAAGCTGTTGGAGGATCTGTCCTTTGAAGCACCCGATATTACAATGGAATCCATTGTCATTACGCCGGAGTATGTTCGGGAGAAGCTGGGTGACATAGCACGAAACCGAGATTTAAGTCAATATATCTTGTAA
- the hslV gene encoding ATP-dependent protease subunit HslV → MNASFHATTIFAIRHNGKGAVSGDGQVTFGNQMVMKQHAKKVRRLYRGNVIAGFAGSVADAITLFEKFEAKLEEHGGNLQRAAVELAKDWRSDRVLRRLEAMMVVMDEQSLLLISGNGEIIEPDDGIVAIGSGGSFALAAGRALKQYAPHMGAAEISKAALQMAADICVFTNHNIVTEEI, encoded by the coding sequence ATGAACGCAAGCTTTCATGCAACAACGATATTTGCGATCCGGCACAATGGCAAGGGAGCCGTATCCGGTGACGGTCAAGTGACCTTCGGAAATCAGATGGTCATGAAGCAGCATGCGAAAAAAGTAAGAAGGCTGTACAGGGGGAATGTGATAGCTGGCTTTGCTGGTTCTGTAGCAGATGCCATAACCCTGTTCGAGAAATTTGAGGCCAAGCTGGAGGAGCACGGCGGCAATCTGCAGCGCGCTGCTGTCGAGCTTGCCAAGGATTGGCGTTCTGACCGCGTGCTGCGCAGACTGGAAGCGATGATGGTTGTCATGGATGAGCAGTCGCTGCTCTTGATCTCTGGCAACGGCGAAATCATCGAACCGGATGACGGCATCGTTGCGATTGGATCGGGTGGCAGCTTCGCGCTTGCAGCAGGCCGTGCCCTCAAACAGTATGCGCCGCATATGGGTGCCGCTGAAATATCCAAGGCAGCTTTGCAAATGGCTGCGGATATTTGTGTATTTACCAACCATAATATAGTAACAGAAGAAATATAA
- the xerC gene encoding tyrosine recombinase XerC translates to MKDNRLLDSFLHYLEVEKNASAYTLEHYAADLRDYCAFLKEQRIERFVEVNYSDVRMYLAALHAREYARSSIARKLSALRSFYQYLMREGELEASPFHHIRTPKLEKKLPSFLYVEEMQAILEAADRDGPLGLRDRAIVEMLYAGGMRVSELAGLDLQHVDLGIGTALVYGKGAKERYVPLGEYALHALKRYLRDARPALAREGSGFALFLNHRGTRLTERSVRRVLNSLVERSAQGRRISPHTFRHSFATHMLEAGADLRTVQELLGHANISTTQIYTHVTKDHLQSVYNRAHPRA, encoded by the coding sequence ATGAAGGATAATCGGCTGCTCGACAGCTTTCTGCATTATCTTGAAGTTGAGAAAAATGCGTCTGCATACACACTGGAGCATTATGCAGCCGATTTGCGCGATTATTGCGCGTTCCTTAAAGAGCAGCGTATCGAACGTTTCGTCGAGGTTAACTATTCAGATGTGCGCATGTATTTGGCCGCGCTGCATGCCAGAGAATATGCGCGTTCCAGCATCGCTCGCAAGCTGTCAGCCCTCCGTTCCTTCTACCAGTATCTTATGCGGGAAGGCGAATTGGAGGCAAGCCCGTTTCACCATATTCGCACACCCAAGCTTGAGAAGAAACTTCCTTCCTTCCTCTATGTAGAGGAGATGCAGGCGATATTGGAGGCGGCGGATCGCGACGGGCCGCTGGGATTGCGGGACCGGGCTATTGTTGAGATGCTGTATGCCGGAGGAATGCGGGTCAGTGAACTGGCCGGACTTGATCTCCAGCATGTCGATCTTGGCATCGGGACTGCGCTAGTGTATGGCAAAGGCGCGAAGGAACGCTACGTTCCGCTGGGTGAATACGCCCTGCATGCGCTCAAGCGCTACTTGCGAGATGCCAGGCCCGCATTGGCACGCGAAGGCAGCGGCTTCGCCTTGTTCTTGAACCATCGGGGGACGCGCTTGACCGAGCGCAGCGTACGCAGGGTATTGAACAGTCTTGTAGAGCGCAGCGCGCAGGGAAGACGGATTTCCCCGCACACGTTCAGGCACTCGTTCGCCACACATATGCTGGAGGCGGGTGCGGATTTGCGAACTGTGCAGGAACTGCTCGGGCATGCCAACATATCAACAACGCAAATTTACACCCATGTAACCAAGGATCACTTGCAGTCCGTTTATAATCGGGCTCATCCGAGAGCCTAA
- the trmFO gene encoding FADH(2)-oxidizing methylenetetrahydrofolate--tRNA-(uracil(54)-C(5))-methyltransferase TrmFO yields the protein MSAAQGVTVIGAGLAGSEAAWQIASAGVPVTLYEMRPVRKTPAHHTERFAELVCSNSLRANGLTNAVGVLKEEMRRLDSLILKAADLHAVPAGGALAVDREGFSDEVTRTLKNHPLIEFRNEELTEIPEGIVVIATGPLTSPALSERLQALTGESYFYFYDAAAPIIEKDSIDMSKVYLASRYDKGEAAYLNCPMTEEEFSRFYEELIQAEAVPLKDFEKEVYFEGCMPIEVMAKRGKQTVLFGPMKPVGLVNPHTGELPHAVVQLRQDNSAGTLYNMVGFQTHLKWGEQKRVFSLIPGLEEAEFVRFGVMHRNTFINSPKLLEATYQLKSENRLFFAGQMTGVEGYVESAASGLVAGMNAALAAKEQPLLVMPKETVIGSLAHYITTAEFRHFQPMNANFGLLPPLAVRIRKKQEKNEALANRALQALEPYRKQSV from the coding sequence ATGAGCGCTGCACAAGGTGTAACGGTGATTGGCGCCGGACTCGCAGGAAGCGAGGCGGCGTGGCAGATCGCCTCGGCAGGCGTACCGGTCACACTGTATGAGATGAGACCGGTTCGCAAAACCCCCGCGCATCATACGGAACGATTTGCCGAATTGGTCTGCAGCAATTCGTTGCGGGCGAATGGCTTAACCAATGCGGTAGGCGTGCTCAAGGAGGAAATGCGCCGCCTGGATTCGCTGATTCTAAAAGCGGCCGACCTCCATGCCGTTCCGGCTGGCGGCGCGCTGGCAGTCGATCGGGAAGGGTTCTCCGACGAAGTGACGCGCACACTGAAGAACCATCCATTGATCGAATTTCGAAATGAGGAATTGACGGAGATTCCCGAAGGCATTGTCGTAATCGCTACCGGACCGCTTACCTCGCCTGCCCTGTCCGAGCGGCTGCAGGCGTTGACCGGCGAATCTTATTTTTACTTTTATGATGCCGCTGCGCCAATCATCGAGAAGGATTCTATCGATATGAGCAAGGTGTATCTCGCTTCCCGCTACGATAAAGGCGAAGCGGCGTACTTGAACTGCCCGATGACGGAGGAGGAATTCAGCCGGTTCTACGAGGAGCTGATTCAAGCTGAAGCCGTGCCGCTGAAGGACTTCGAGAAAGAAGTATACTTCGAAGGCTGCATGCCGATCGAAGTAATGGCCAAGCGCGGCAAGCAAACGGTGCTGTTCGGCCCGATGAAGCCTGTCGGTCTCGTCAATCCGCATACCGGGGAGCTGCCGCATGCTGTCGTGCAGCTGAGGCAGGACAATTCTGCAGGAACCCTATATAATATGGTAGGATTTCAGACGCATCTGAAGTGGGGAGAGCAGAAAAGAGTATTTTCTCTCATTCCCGGTCTGGAAGAAGCGGAGTTCGTACGATTTGGCGTCATGCATCGCAACACGTTTATCAACTCGCCCAAGCTGCTTGAAGCGACTTATCAGCTAAAGAGCGAGAACCGGCTGTTCTTTGCCGGCCAGATGACCGGCGTGGAAGGGTATGTGGAATCGGCAGCGTCCGGGCTCGTCGCCGGGATGAATGCGGCACTGGCCGCAAAAGAGCAACCGTTGCTCGTTATGCCGAAGGAAACGGTCATTGGCAGCTTGGCGCATTATATCACTACTGCGGAATTCCGTCATTTCCAGCCGATGAATGCGAATTTTGGCCTGCTGCCGCCGCTTGCCGTGCGGATTCGAAAGAAGCAGGAGAAGAATGAGGCCTTGGCGAATCGCGCCTTGCAGGCATTGGAACCTTATCGCAAGCAAAGCGTATAA
- the topA gene encoding type I DNA topoisomerase has product MADNLVIVESPAKAKTISKYLGKQFIVKASMGHVRDLPKSQIGVEVEKDFEPKYITIRGKGNVLKELKDAKKKVKRIYLAADPDREGEAIAWHLAHYLDIDETDVCRVVFNEITKQAVKDAFKNPRPINMDLVNAQQARRILDRLVGYKISPLLWKKVKKGLSAGRVQSVAVKIIIDRENEIKAFEPVEYWSITVRLSIDGNTFEAKFHGIGGEKKELSNEAEVKQVLAAIEGKPFVVSDVKEKERLRHPAPPFITSSLQQEAARKLNFRAARTMSVAQQLYEGIDLGKEGSVGLITYMRTDSTRISPVAQEEAREYIKDKFGDAYVPEEPRNYVKKGSNAQDAHEAVRPTSAMRDPESVKSYLSRDQFRLYKLIWERFIASQMASAVLDTMSVDLKVGDVLFKANGSKIKFHGFMKVYVEGNDDGTKDEEKFLPPLKPQDQPVLEQTEPKQHFTQPPPRYTEARLVRALEEQGIGRPSTYAPTLETIQKRGYVALEDKKFVPTELGELVIQLMEEYFPEILNVEFTANMEDELDHVEEGSEDWVKILKEFYATFKQRLDVAEEEMEEIEIEDEVSDEICEKCGRHFVYKMGRFGKFLACSGFPDCRNTKPIVKDTGVACPTCGKGKIVERRSKKGRLFYGCDQYPECEFVSWDKPVAEPCPECSGMMVEKRSKAGLSHQCVACSHKVAKEEQEEA; this is encoded by the coding sequence ATGGCCGATAACCTGGTCATCGTAGAATCACCGGCGAAAGCCAAAACCATCAGCAAATACTTAGGCAAACAATTTATAGTAAAGGCCTCCATGGGCCATGTCCGTGATCTCCCGAAAAGTCAGATTGGCGTAGAGGTCGAAAAGGACTTTGAACCGAAATATATAACGATACGCGGCAAAGGCAATGTGCTCAAGGAATTGAAGGATGCCAAGAAGAAAGTCAAGCGCATCTATCTTGCAGCTGACCCGGATCGTGAAGGGGAAGCCATTGCCTGGCACTTGGCCCATTATTTAGACATTGACGAGACGGATGTGTGCCGCGTAGTCTTTAATGAGATTACGAAGCAAGCGGTGAAAGACGCCTTCAAGAATCCGCGGCCGATCAATATGGATTTGGTCAATGCGCAGCAGGCAAGACGCATTTTGGACAGGCTGGTCGGTTACAAGATTAGCCCGCTGCTGTGGAAGAAAGTGAAGAAAGGCTTGTCGGCTGGCCGCGTCCAGTCTGTCGCCGTCAAGATCATCATTGATCGGGAAAATGAAATCAAGGCCTTCGAACCAGTGGAATATTGGAGTATTACCGTTCGGCTTTCGATCGATGGGAATACATTCGAGGCGAAGTTCCATGGCATCGGCGGGGAGAAGAAGGAGCTGTCCAACGAGGCGGAGGTTAAGCAGGTGCTGGCCGCCATAGAGGGCAAGCCGTTTGTAGTCAGCGATGTGAAAGAGAAGGAACGGCTGCGCCACCCGGCTCCGCCCTTCATTACCAGCTCATTGCAACAGGAAGCCGCGCGAAAGCTGAATTTCAGAGCTGCCCGAACGATGTCTGTTGCCCAGCAGCTTTATGAAGGCATCGATCTTGGGAAGGAAGGCTCTGTCGGTCTCATTACATATATGCGTACCGACTCCACGCGGATATCGCCTGTAGCTCAAGAGGAGGCGCGGGAATACATCAAGGACAAGTTCGGCGATGCTTACGTGCCCGAAGAGCCCCGAAACTATGTGAAGAAGGGCTCCAATGCGCAGGACGCGCACGAGGCGGTGCGCCCTACCTCCGCCATGCGCGATCCGGAGTCGGTGAAGTCCTATTTGTCCCGCGACCAGTTCCGGCTGTATAAATTGATATGGGAACGATTCATCGCCAGTCAGATGGCCTCCGCCGTACTGGATACGATGAGCGTCGATTTGAAGGTCGGCGATGTCTTGTTTAAGGCGAACGGCTCGAAGATCAAGTTCCACGGATTTATGAAGGTCTACGTGGAAGGCAATGACGACGGTACGAAGGATGAAGAAAAATTCCTGCCGCCGCTGAAGCCTCAGGATCAGCCGGTTCTGGAGCAGACAGAGCCGAAGCAGCATTTCACGCAGCCTCCTCCTCGCTACACGGAAGCACGTCTCGTCCGGGCTTTGGAGGAGCAGGGAATTGGCCGGCCAAGCACGTATGCTCCGACGCTGGAGACGATACAGAAGCGCGGCTATGTTGCGCTGGAGGACAAGAAGTTCGTTCCAACGGAGCTTGGCGAGCTTGTCATACAGCTGATGGAGGAATACTTCCCGGAAATACTGAACGTGGAATTTACGGCAAATATGGAAGACGAGTTGGACCATGTGGAAGAAGGCAGCGAGGATTGGGTGAAGATCCTCAAGGAATTTTACGCCACCTTCAAGCAGCGGCTGGACGTAGCCGAAGAAGAGATGGAGGAAATCGAGATTGAGGACGAGGTTTCCGATGAGATTTGCGAGAAATGCGGCCGACACTTTGTTTACAAGATGGGGCGGTTCGGCAAGTTCCTGGCATGCTCCGGTTTCCCGGACTGCAGAAATACGAAGCCCATCGTGAAGGATACCGGCGTGGCATGTCCGACTTGCGGCAAAGGCAAGATTGTGGAGCGCCGGAGCAAGAAGGGCCGCCTGTTCTACGGCTGCGACCAGTACCCGGAATGCGAATTCGTGTCATGGGATAAGCCGGTGGCGGAACCTTGTCCGGAGTGTTCCGGCATGATGGTGGAAAAACGCTCGAAAGCGGGGTTGTCCCACCAATGTGTAGCTTGTTCGCACAAGGTGGCGAAGGAAGAACAAGAAGAAGCGTGA